One part of the Parasphingorhabdus sp. SCSIO 66989 genome encodes these proteins:
- a CDS encoding S8 family serine peptidase, which produces MLMTSPLAAQLNLPAGQVRLPPVGDTIGDVTDTIGDTLDDTDSIVERKAQQLLRARERSLSRLLRRNRDLIERDARGELARRGEIIAQDLTEAELALLQQARFRLIARETIEGLDFSITRLGTPQGLDLAEAQQAAAEIAPNANISADNLHFQAGTMEPVKTMVPTMVAMQSATPINIEVGIIDGAPGAATRTLGEKGFASGAPKPSDHGSAIASLLWDAGIRRIRVADVYGSDPAGGNALAIAKALGWLTARGSKVVTISLVGPRNRLVERAVQSARLKGIVVVAAVGNDGPAAPPPYPASYPGVVAITGVDRRERALIEAGRALNLDYAAPGADVYGLNVKGKRKRLRGTSFATPLAAARIAAAMERGGNWRAQLDAEARDLGTKGPDKIYGRGLVCAECGRKK; this is translated from the coding sequence ATGCTGATGACGAGTCCGTTGGCGGCGCAGCTCAACCTGCCCGCGGGGCAAGTCCGGTTGCCGCCCGTTGGCGATACTATCGGCGATGTCACCGACACGATCGGTGATACATTGGATGATACAGACAGCATCGTAGAGCGAAAGGCGCAGCAGCTATTGCGCGCCCGCGAGCGGAGCTTGTCACGGCTGCTGCGGCGCAATCGCGACCTGATCGAACGCGATGCACGCGGAGAACTGGCGCGGCGTGGCGAGATCATCGCCCAGGATCTGACCGAGGCTGAGCTAGCGCTTTTGCAGCAGGCTCGATTTCGCCTGATCGCACGCGAGACGATTGAGGGGCTGGACTTTAGCATCACGCGGCTTGGCACGCCGCAGGGGCTTGATCTTGCCGAGGCACAACAAGCGGCAGCAGAGATAGCGCCCAATGCCAATATCAGCGCTGACAATCTGCATTTTCAGGCGGGGACAATGGAACCTGTAAAGACAATGGTCCCAACCATGGTCGCCATGCAGAGTGCAACGCCAATCAATATCGAAGTGGGCATCATCGATGGCGCGCCTGGCGCGGCGACCAGAACATTGGGCGAGAAAGGTTTTGCCAGCGGGGCGCCCAAGCCCTCAGATCATGGCAGCGCTATAGCCAGCCTGTTATGGGACGCAGGTATAAGGCGCATCCGTGTTGCCGATGTCTATGGCAGCGATCCGGCAGGCGGCAATGCGCTGGCCATTGCCAAGGCGCTGGGCTGGCTGACGGCCCGAGGCAGCAAGGTGGTGACGATAAGTCTTGTCGGGCCCCGCAACCGGCTGGTCGAGCGGGCTGTGCAATCGGCGCGACTCAAGGGCATTGTTGTGGTGGCCGCTGTCGGCAATGACGGCCCCGCAGCACCGCCTCCTTACCCCGCATCCTATCCAGGTGTGGTCGCTATCACAGGCGTAGACCGCCGCGAGCGCGCGCTGATTGAGGCAGGCAGAGCGCTCAATCTGGATTATGCTGCTCCAGGTGCGGATGTTTATGGCCTGAACGTAAAAGGCAAACGCAAGAGATTGCGCGGCACATCCTTTGCCACGCCATTGGCTGCGGCGCGGATTGCTGCGGCGATGGAACGCGGCGGTAACTGGCGCGCGCAGCTCGATGCAGAAGCGCGTGATCTCGGTACCAAAGGGCCCGACAAAATCTATGGTCGCGGGCTGGTCTGTGCCGAATGCGGCAGAAAAAAATAA
- a CDS encoding HupE/UreJ family protein, translating into MIRLLIGLVAILAALPVSAHELRPSVVELREIEAGEYTLEWKVTLAIGSAAILADRLEPVIPENCTMQGDPVQNIQSAALMGRVNLVCEGAPAGENFGLSELLGKSDAIARFIPQDAPTQSFRLTADAPSATILAEPSPLSVLFDYFIIGAEHIVFGWDHLLFVIALVLLVRTPWPVVKAATAFTIAHSITLVATILGYSGLPSRPVEALIALSIVFLAVEVAMVLRDPEKRTLTRNYPWAVAFIFGLVHGFGFAGALADIGLPQTQLATALFAFNVGVEAGQLLVVAITLLILAALRRAPETAQSRTLKLATYAIGTTGSFWLIERLIG; encoded by the coding sequence ATGATCCGCCTGCTTATTGGCCTGGTCGCAATATTGGCGGCATTGCCTGTTTCCGCGCACGAGCTGCGCCCCTCGGTTGTGGAACTGCGTGAAATTGAGGCAGGCGAATATACGCTGGAATGGAAAGTCACTCTCGCCATTGGCAGCGCGGCGATCCTTGCGGACCGACTGGAGCCGGTGATACCGGAAAATTGCACGATGCAAGGCGATCCGGTGCAAAACATCCAGTCTGCCGCATTGATGGGTCGTGTAAACCTTGTCTGTGAGGGTGCACCGGCCGGCGAAAATTTCGGACTTAGTGAACTCCTTGGCAAATCGGATGCTATCGCCCGCTTCATTCCGCAAGATGCGCCGACACAGAGCTTTCGCCTCACCGCGGATGCACCATCTGCGACGATATTGGCCGAACCGTCACCGCTGAGCGTGCTGTTCGATTATTTTATCATTGGTGCAGAACATATCGTATTTGGCTGGGACCATTTATTGTTCGTGATAGCGCTGGTTCTGCTGGTGCGAACTCCATGGCCGGTAGTCAAAGCCGCGACCGCTTTCACTATTGCGCACTCAATCACCCTCGTCGCGACAATCCTCGGTTATTCGGGTCTTCCCAGTCGACCGGTTGAGGCGCTGATTGCGCTATCGATTGTGTTTCTAGCGGTTGAAGTGGCGATGGTGCTACGCGATCCTGAGAAGCGCACATTGACGCGCAATTACCCCTGGGCCGTTGCCTTTATATTCGGCCTTGTCCACGGCTTTGGCTTTGCCGGCGCGCTAGCCGATATTGGCTTGCCGCAGACGCAACTCGCCACCGCTCTTTTTGCTTTCAATGTGGGGGTGGAGGCAGGCCAGTTGCTTGTCGTAGCGATCACATTGCTTATTCTGGCAGCATTGCGACGTGCCCCGGAGACAGCGCAAAGCCGCACCCTCAAACTCGCTACTTACGCTATTGGCACCACCGGCAGCTTTTGGTTGATCGAGCGGCTTATCGGCTAG
- a CDS encoding anti-sigma factor: MSITEEQLAAYADGELTGEEKSLVETAIADDPALARKVETHRALKEKLGAHFAPILDQPVPDRLTDLLATNDKGAADEEGADEEDGAEVISLASERQKRSLPPAMRRWFPVAGPALAASLVLAVWQPWQSATPDGYAEAQLASALDDQLVATQATDAETRILLSFENASGELCRAYRGSDAGGIACRDDTGWEIKQRFELSNGQNTEFRQAGSESDLLAAAQEMTAGDALDAEAEAEAREKGWR; the protein is encoded by the coding sequence ATGAGCATCACCGAGGAGCAACTCGCAGCCTATGCCGATGGCGAACTGACTGGTGAAGAAAAATCGCTGGTGGAGACCGCGATTGCCGATGATCCCGCGCTTGCACGCAAGGTAGAGACCCATCGCGCTTTGAAGGAAAAGCTCGGCGCGCACTTTGCCCCGATCCTCGACCAGCCGGTGCCTGACCGGCTCACAGATTTGTTGGCGACCAACGATAAAGGAGCGGCTGACGAGGAAGGCGCTGACGAGGAAGATGGGGCCGAGGTCATCAGCCTAGCCTCTGAACGGCAAAAGCGGAGTTTGCCGCCTGCAATGCGCCGCTGGTTTCCGGTTGCCGGTCCGGCGTTGGCCGCTTCGCTGGTGCTGGCGGTGTGGCAGCCATGGCAAAGCGCCACGCCCGATGGCTATGCCGAAGCACAGCTCGCTTCGGCGCTGGACGACCAGCTTGTCGCAACCCAAGCAACTGATGCCGAGACCCGCATCTTGCTGAGCTTTGAAAATGCAAGTGGTGAGCTGTGCCGCGCCTATCGCGGTAGCGATGCAGGTGGCATTGCCTGTCGCGATGACACAGGCTGGGAGATTAAACAGCGCTTTGAACTGAGCAATGGGCAAAATACCGAATTCCGCCAGGCCGGAAGTGAGTCCGATCTGCTGGCGGCGGCGCAGGAAATGACGGCGGGCGATGCGCTTGATGCCGAGGCGGAGGCTGAGGCGCGCGAGAAGGGCTGGCGCTAA
- a CDS encoding RNA polymerase sigma factor: protein MLPRLRRFAIGLTGSAADGDDLCQLTIERALTRRDQWQEGTRLDSWMYRIMRNICIDEKRAGARRSQTFVSEDAGLSVGSEGAQEASVELTMVDRAMQKLPEDQREAVLLVMVEGYSYKEAAEIVGCPVGTLNSRLVRGRDALLELLEDTP from the coding sequence TTGCTGCCCCGCTTGCGGCGGTTTGCTATCGGGCTGACCGGTTCAGCGGCTGATGGCGATGATTTGTGCCAATTAACAATTGAACGCGCTCTGACTCGTCGCGACCAGTGGCAGGAGGGGACGCGGCTGGATAGCTGGATGTATCGGATCATGCGCAACATATGTATCGATGAGAAGCGAGCCGGAGCGCGGCGATCACAGACCTTTGTCAGCGAAGATGCGGGGCTGTCGGTCGGCTCGGAAGGGGCACAGGAAGCATCGGTGGAACTCACCATGGTTGACCGCGCGATGCAAAAACTGCCCGAGGATCAGCGCGAAGCGGTCCTTCTGGTGATGGTTGAGGGGTATTCCTACAAAGAGGCTGCAGAGATTGTCGGTTGCCCGGTGGGAACGCTCAACTCGCGCCTGGTGCGCGGGCGCGACGCGCTGCTGGAGCTGTTGGAGGATACGCCATGA